One genomic window of Calidithermus timidus DSM 17022 includes the following:
- the mnmG gene encoding tRNA uridine-5-carboxymethylaminomethyl(34) synthesis enzyme MnmG, which produces MAVYDVIVVGGGHAGIEAAWAAAQAGARVGLVTSNPERIGLMPCNPAVGGPGKSQLVAEIVALGGLMGRLADATAIHTRVLNRSKGPAVQSLRVQVDRDAYALEAQRTLLAHPNVEAVRAEVAALWLEDGGLRGVRAVDGRTFAARSVVVASGTFLSGVVWYGRQSRPAGRQGEPPARFLSQSLREAGHTLLRFKTGTPPRIRADSVDYAALEVVPADDPPGSFTGRPGPFAAARPTWQTRTTAATHRLIQENLHLSPLYGGDIEGIGPRYCPSIEDKVVRFADKETHLLFVEPDGLETSELYLQGFSSSLPPQLQEQMVRSLPGFEQAVIQRYAYAVEYDALRSTELTPGLQSRKLPGLFTAGQLNGTSGYEEAAAQGLLAGLNAARYAMGLEEAVLPRDSGYIGVMIDDLVHRGTDEPYRMMTSRVELRLLCRADNADERLGEWAVAWGLQPREWIEEVRQKYARIEAELERLSGIRLEGVSALHYLRRPEATYPDLIARIGAGGLRSPEEAQQVEIRAKYAGYIERQLKLRERLAELESYRIPQDIAYALVPSLSREAVEKLSKLRPRTVAEASRVPGVRDSDLTALLIHLTKVPA; this is translated from the coding sequence GGTCACCAGCAACCCCGAGCGCATCGGCCTGATGCCCTGCAACCCGGCGGTAGGGGGGCCGGGCAAGAGCCAGTTGGTGGCAGAGATCGTAGCCCTGGGCGGGCTGATGGGCCGCTTGGCCGACGCCACGGCGATCCACACCCGGGTGCTCAACCGCTCCAAGGGGCCTGCGGTGCAGAGCCTGCGGGTGCAGGTAGACCGGGACGCCTATGCCCTCGAGGCCCAGCGTACCCTACTCGCGCACCCCAACGTCGAAGCCGTCCGCGCCGAGGTGGCTGCGCTGTGGCTCGAGGACGGCGGCTTACGGGGGGTACGCGCGGTGGACGGCCGGACCTTTGCCGCGCGCTCGGTGGTGGTCGCCAGCGGAACCTTCCTCAGCGGGGTGGTCTGGTATGGTCGCCAGTCCCGTCCTGCCGGGCGTCAGGGCGAGCCGCCAGCCCGCTTCCTCTCGCAGAGCCTGCGCGAGGCCGGGCACACCCTGCTGCGCTTCAAGACGGGAACCCCCCCGCGTATCCGGGCCGACTCGGTGGACTACGCCGCGCTCGAGGTCGTACCCGCCGACGACCCGCCCGGTTCCTTCACGGGTCGTCCCGGGCCCTTCGCCGCAGCCCGGCCCACCTGGCAGACCCGCACCACGGCGGCCACCCACCGCCTGATCCAGGAGAACCTGCACCTCTCCCCCCTTTACGGCGGAGACATCGAGGGGATCGGTCCCCGCTACTGCCCCTCCATCGAGGACAAGGTGGTCCGCTTCGCCGACAAGGAGACCCACCTGCTCTTCGTGGAGCCGGATGGCCTGGAGACCTCCGAACTCTACCTACAGGGCTTCTCCTCCAGCCTGCCGCCACAGCTGCAGGAGCAGATGGTGCGCAGCCTGCCGGGTTTCGAGCAGGCCGTGATCCAGCGCTACGCCTACGCGGTGGAGTACGACGCGCTGCGCTCGACCGAGCTCACGCCTGGGCTGCAGTCGCGCAAGCTGCCGGGCCTCTTCACCGCCGGGCAACTCAACGGCACCAGCGGCTACGAGGAGGCCGCCGCCCAGGGGTTGCTGGCGGGGCTCAACGCGGCCAGGTACGCCATGGGCCTCGAGGAGGCGGTGCTGCCCCGCGACTCCGGCTACATCGGGGTGATGATCGATGACCTGGTTCACCGGGGTACCGACGAGCCCTACCGCATGATGACCTCGAGGGTCGAGTTGCGCCTGCTGTGCCGGGCCGATAACGCCGACGAGCGCCTGGGCGAGTGGGCGGTGGCCTGGGGGCTGCAGCCGCGTGAGTGGATCGAGGAGGTGCGCCAAAAGTACGCCCGGATCGAGGCCGAGCTCGAGCGTCTGAGCGGCATTCGCCTGGAGGGGGTCTCGGCGCTGCACTACCTGCGGCGTCCCGAGGCCACCTACCCGGACCTGATCGCGCGGATTGGAGCGGGAGGGCTTCGTTCCCCGGAGGAAGCCCAGCAGGTGGAGATCCGGGCCAAGTACGCCGGCTACATCGAGCGCCAACTCAAGTTGCGCGAGCGACTCGCCGAGCTGGAGAGCTACCGGATCCCCCAAGACATCGCCTACGCCTTGGTGCCCAGCCTCTCGCGAGAAGCCGTGGAAAAACTCTCCAAACTCCGCCCCCGCACGGTGGCCGAAGCCTCGCGGGTTCCGGGGGTCCGCGACTCCGACCTCACCGCGTTGCTGATCCACCTGACCAA